A portion of the Anoplopoma fimbria isolate UVic2021 breed Golden Eagle Sablefish chromosome 15, Afim_UVic_2022, whole genome shotgun sequence genome contains these proteins:
- the LOC129103213 gene encoding interferon alpha-inducible protein 27-like protein 2A isoform X1, translated as MGLLTFVALGGGAAVGVIGAPFVLGAIGFTSAGIAAGSYAAGMMSAAAVANGGAVAAGSTVAVLQAAGAAGLSTAATAAVASAGSGIVGTVLGLAALI; from the exons ATGGGGCTTC taACGTTTGTTGCTCTCGGAGGAGGAGCAG CGGTGGGTGTTATCGGGGCTCCTTTTGTTCTGGGAGCCATAGGCTTCACCTCAGCTGGCATAGCAGCAGGTTCCTATGCTGCTGGCATGATGTCGGCTGCTGCAGTTGCTAACGGAGGAGCAGTGGCAGCAGGAAGCACCGTGGCTGTTTTGCAGGCAGCAG GTGCAGCTGGTCTGTCAACAGCTGCCACTGCAGCTGTGGCCAGCGCTGGATCAGGCATCGTAGGAACTGTGTTAGGACTGGCTGCACTTATCTGA
- the LOC129103213 gene encoding interferon alpha-inducible protein 27-like protein 2A isoform X2 — MDPGTAVVVGGAVGVIGAPFVLGAIGFTSAGIAAGSYAAGMMSAAAVANGGAVAAGSTVAVLQAAGAAGLSTAATAAVASAGSGIVGTVLGLAALI, encoded by the exons ATGGACCCTG GGACTGCTGTGGTAGTTGGAGGAG CGGTGGGTGTTATCGGGGCTCCTTTTGTTCTGGGAGCCATAGGCTTCACCTCAGCTGGCATAGCAGCAGGTTCCTATGCTGCTGGCATGATGTCGGCTGCTGCAGTTGCTAACGGAGGAGCAGTGGCAGCAGGAAGCACCGTGGCTGTTTTGCAGGCAGCAG GTGCAGCTGGTCTGTCAACAGCTGCCACTGCAGCTGTGGCCAGCGCTGGATCAGGCATCGTAGGAACTGTGTTAGGACTGGCTGCACTTATCTGA
- the LOC129103213 gene encoding interferon alpha-inducible protein 27-like protein 2A isoform X3, which yields MDPGTAVVVGGAVGVIGAPFVLGAIGFTSAGIAAGSYAAGMMSAAAVANGGAVAAGSTVAVLQAAGAAGLSTAATAAVASAGSGIVGTVLGLAALI from the exons GGACTGCTGTGGTAGTTGGAGGAG CGGTGGGTGTTATCGGGGCTCCTTTTGTTCTGGGAGCCATAGGCTTCACCTCAGCTGGCATAGCAGCAGGTTCCTATGCTGCTGGCATGATGTCGGCTGCTGCAGTTGCTAACGGAGGAGCAGTGGCAGCAGGAAGCACCGTGGCTGTTTTGCAGGCAGCAG GTGCAGCTGGTCTGTCAACAGCTGCCACTGCAGCTGTGGCCAGCGCTGGATCAGGCATCGTAGGAACTGTGTTAGGACTGGCTGCACTTATCTGA